From the genome of Vicia villosa cultivar HV-30 ecotype Madison, WI linkage group LG2, Vvil1.0, whole genome shotgun sequence, one region includes:
- the LOC131652213 gene encoding pyruvate dehydrogenase E1 component subunit beta-3, chloroplastic-like: protein MVTLFQGLGAVTPLSPSNSSRRSLSESKSSVFVVRSDAKANQVLKSGGTTRKSELLIPNAVATQGSSSVASASKPGHELLLFEALREGLEEEMERDATVCVMGEDVGHYGGSYKVTRNLAEKFGDLRVLDTPIAENAFTGMGIGAAMTGLRPIIEGMNMGFLLLAFNQISNNCGMLHYTSGGQFKIPVVIRGPGGVGRQLGAEHSQRLESYFQSIPGIQMVACSTPYNAKGLMKAAIRSDNPVILFEHVLLYNLKERIPDEEYVLSLEEAEMVRPGEHVTILTYSRMRYHVMQAAKTLVNKGYDPEVIDIRSLKPFDLHTIGNSIKKTHRVLIVEECMRTGGIGASLTAAITENFHDYLDAPIICLSSQDVPTPYAGTLEEWTVVQPAQIVTAVEQLCQ, encoded by the exons ATGGTTACGCTTTTTCAAGGATTAGGAGCTGTTACTCCTTTATCTCCTTCCAATTCCTCTCGTAGATCCCTCTCAG AGAGTAAAAGTAGCGTTTTTGTTGTCAGATCTGATGCAAAGGCAAACCAGGTTTTGAAGTCAGGCGGTACTACTCGGAAGAGTGAGTTGTTGATTCCTAATGCAGTTGCT ACACAAGGAAGTAGTTCTGTTGCTTCTGCATCTAAACCTGG GCATGAACTTCTCCTTTTTGAAGCTCTACGCGAAGGTTTGGAGGAAGAAATGGAAAGGGATGCAACTGTTTGTGTCATGGGTGAAGACGTAGGTCATTATGGAGGATCTTACAAAGTGACTAGAAACCTGGCTGAAAAGTTCGGTGATCTCAGAGTTTTGGACACCCCTATTGCTGAGAACGCCTTCACAGGTATGGGCATTGGAGCTGCCATGACTGGTCTTAGGCCAATCATCGAGGGCATGAACATGGGATTTCTACTTCTTGCATTTAACCAAATCTCTAACAACTGTGGCATGCTTCATTACACATCCGGAGGCCAGTTTAAAATTCCAGTTGTCATTCGTGGGCCCGGCGGAGTCGGACGACAACTTGGAGCAGAACACTCGCAGCGGCTGGAGTCTTACTTTCAATCAATCCCTGGTATTCAGATGGTGGCTTGCTCAACACCTTACAACGCCAAGGGCTTGATGAAAGCCGCAATTCGAAGCGACAACCCTGTGATACTTTTCGAGCATGTTTTGCTTTATAACCTCAAGGAAAGAATCCCAGATGAAGAGTATGTATTGTCACTTGAAGAAGCCGAGATGGTTAGGCCCGGAGAGCATGTCACAATACTAACCTATTCAAGGATGAGGTATCATGTCATGCAAGCTGCCAAGACATTGGTGAACAAAGGGTATGACCCTGAAGTCATTGATATCAGGTCTTTGAAACCATTTGATCTTCACACAATTGGAAATTCAATTAAGAAGACGCATCGGGTGCTCATAGTGGAGGAGTGCATGCGAACAGGTGGAATTGGTGCTAGTCTCACAGCTGCCATCACTGAAAATTTCCATGACTATTTGGATGCTCCTATTATATGTTTATCATCTCAGGATGTGCCGACTCCATATGCCGGAACTTTGGAGGAATGGACCGTGGTCCAACCTGCTCAAATTGTGACTGCAGTTGAACAACTCTGCCAGTGA